One window from the genome of Tachypleus tridentatus isolate NWPU-2018 chromosome 11, ASM421037v1, whole genome shotgun sequence encodes:
- the LOC143231476 gene encoding uncharacterized protein LOC143231476 has product MDMAHMEEEEDLEVVSVKVVVLVEVLEQAVVVVVVAEEVVMVEVMEEAVDLEEVWVEEAVDLEEVWAEEEEDLKGSEEVVEDIDVEVVLVDLVVIDGNSELSNKLLSHLAEAGATCGFLLKNHMFSVFDIYLMIYCHFNFINN; this is encoded by the exons ATGGATATGGCTCACATGGAGGAGGAAGAAGATCTGGAGGTGGTTTCGGTAAAGGTGGTGGTTTTGGTGGAGGTTTTGGAGCAGGCGGTGGTGGTGGTGGTAGTGGCGGAGGAGGTGGTTATGGTGGAGGTTATGGAGGAGGCGGTGGATTTGGAGGAGGTTTGGGTGGAGGAGGCGGTGGATTTGGAAGAGGTTTGGGCGGAGGAGGAGGAGGATTTAAAGGGTTCAGAAGAGGTGGTGGAGGATATCGACGTGGAGGTGGTTCTTGTGGATCTTGTGG tcATTGATGGTAACAGTGAACTTTCAAACAAACTACTTTCTCACCTTGCTGAAGCAGGAGCTACGTGTGGTTTTCTGTTGAAAAATCATATGTTTTCTGTCTTTGATATTTACTTAATgatttattgtcattttaattttataaacaactaa